From the Oryza glaberrima chromosome 5, OglaRS2, whole genome shotgun sequence genome, one window contains:
- the LOC127774599 gene encoding endo-1,4-beta-xylanase 3-like, whose translation MALAHEVAFEVNLIEDDGGLAGWAPVGTRTALSAHAERDTAMLISGAVSAAEPNERIRRSSGRYIVASRRADEEDGLRRAVPAGALVPRVTYRVVGWVSVQGQGDGRHHAVRVGLRVDGDGGDDERGSWLDCGAARVEVGGGWAEINGAFRLRASPRVAAVHVHGAPAGVDVKVMDLQVYATDRKARLTQLKEQTDKVRKRDVILKLGGGATMVGASIRVAQLENRFPFGSCINKTAIRNPKFVDFFCDNFDWAVFENELKWYSTEPQRGQINYRDADELLDFCHRYGKSARGHCIFWAVDGDVQQWVKDLGRDDLAAAVQGRLHGLLSRYAGRFRHYDVNNEMLHGRFYRDRLGDGVAPLMFREAARLDPAARLFVNDYNVLRGNDPNATPEKYVELVDALRRGGAAVGGIGVQGHMDSPVAGQVIRAALDKLAAAGGAPIWITELDVSEPDVGLRADDLEVVLREAYAHPAVEGVVLWGFMEGQMWRRDAYLVDADGTVNEAGQRFLQLQREWRSDARGIVDGDGRFKFRGFHGTYVAQVTTATGKMLKTFTVEKGDNSLELDLDIEI comes from the exons ATGGCTTTAGCTCACGAGGTCGCTTTCGAGGTGAACCTGATCGAGGACGACGGTGGCCTCGCCGGCTGGGCGCCGGTGGGCACGCGCACGGCGCTGTCCGCGCACGCCGAGCGCGACACGGCCATGCTGATCTCGGGCGCCGTGTCGGCCGCGGAGCCGAATGAGCGTATTAGACGATCAAGCGGACGGTACATCgtcgcgtcgcgccgcgccgacgaggaggacgggCTGCGGCGCGCGGTTCCGGCGGGCGCGCTCGTGCCACGGGTCACGTACCGTGTCGTCGGGTGGGTCAGCGTGCAGGGCCAGGGCGACGGGAGGCACCATGCGGTGCGCGTCGGCCTCCgcgtggacggcgacggcggcgacgacgagcgcggCAGCTGGCTAGACTGCGGCGCGGCACGCGTCGAGGTGGGCGGCGGGTGGGCGGAGATCAACGGCGCGTTCCGGCTCAGGGCGAGCCCACGCGTCGCGGCTGTTCACGTCCATGGCGCGCCTGCCGGTGTTGATGTTAAGGTGATGGATCTGCAGGTCTACGCGACGGACCGCAAGGCGCGGTTGACGCAGCTCAAAGAGCAGACTGACAAG GTTCGCAAGCGAGACGTGATTCTCAagttgggcggcggcgcgaccatGGTTGGCGCGTCAATCCGCGTGGCGCAGCTGGAGAATCGCTTCCCGTTCGGATCCTGCATCAACAAGACGGCCATCCGAAACCCCAAGTTCGTCGACTTCTTCTGCGACAACTTCGACTGGGCCGTCTTCGAGAACGAGCTCAAGTGGTACTCGACGGAGCCGCAGCGCGGGCAGATCAACTaccgcgacgccgacgagctgcTCGACTTCTGCCACCGCTACGGCAAGTCGGCGCGCGGCCACTGCATCTTCTgggccgtcgacggcgacgtgcAGCAGTGGGTCAAGGACCTCGGccgcgacgacctcgccgccgcggtgcaGGGCCGCCTCCACGGCCTCCTGTCCCGCTACGCCGGCCGGTTCCGCCACTACGACGTCAACAACGAGATGCTGCACGGCCGCTTCTACCGCGACCGGCTGGGAGACGGCGTCGCGCCGCTCATGTTCCGCGAGGCCGCGCGGCTGGACCCGGCCGCGCGGCTCTTCGTCAACGACTACAACGTCCTGCGTGGGAACGACCCCAACGCGACGCCGGAGAAGTACGTCGAGCTGGTGGACGcgctgcggcgcggcggcgcggcggtgggcgggatCGGGGTGCAGGGGCACATGGACAGCCCGGTGGCCGGGCAGGTCATCCGCGCCGCGCTGGACaagctcgccgcggcgggcggcgcgcccATCTGGATCACCGAGCTGGACGTGAGCGAGCCCGACGTGGGGCTCCGCGCCGACGACCTGGAGGTGGTGCTGCGCGAGGCGTACGCGCACCCGGCCGTGGAGGGCGTCGTGCTCTGGGGGTTCATGGAGGGGCAGATGTGGCGCCGGGACGCCTAcctcgtcgacgccgacggcaCCGTCAACGAGGCCGGGCAGAGGTTCCTCCAGCTCCAGAGGGAGTGGAGGTCGGACGCGCGCGGCATtgtcgacggcgatggccgtTTCAAGTTCAGGGGCTTCCACGGCACGTACGTCGCGcaggtgacgacggcgacggggaagaTGCTCAAGACGTTCACCGTGGAGAAAGGGGATAATTCTCTCGAGTTGGATTTGGATATCGAAATTTGA